The sequence AGCCTTATGGTGGAAAAATAATCCCGATAGTATGCGTTACATAGGAAAAAGGAATTTTTTTGAATGTAAAAATTTTTTTATAGAACAATATTCTGACGAATGGGAATATTACAAAATCAGATGATGATGAATTTATTTACGTCTACTCAATCATTGGAAATTCGTAAAGCCAATCGTGATTTTTATGATGCGATTGAGAGCCTCAAAATTGAAAGAATGGAAGATATCTGGTTGAATGCAAATGAAATTCAATGCATCCATCCGGGATGGGTTGAACGGCTGGTTGGGTGGCAAGCGGTCATGCAAAGCTGGTATGCAATATTTCAAAACACACAGTACATCGAATTTAACATTACTGATTTTAATGTCACGGTTGACGGTCAAATCGCAAGTCGTCACGTGCACGGAAAAAATGATGAGTTCAGTTTCCGGAGAAATTTTACATAACGAACTGTTCGCTACCAATATATTTCAAAAATCCGACGAGCGATGGTGGCTGATGCTTCATCACAGTTCATAGCTGTCGTTTAAAAATCCGCCCCGAACCAGAATTGGAAGAAAATTCCTCGCGACCAGCGCCGATAATCCGTATTTCTTGAATCATCGCTGAGTCCTCCAAATCCTTCATTTCCCGCCAGACGCGTATCGATAAAACGTTTACGATTACCCGGCAACTTAATCCCGGCGAATTCATATCCCCGCGCATCAAACATTTTCCCAAAATCAAATCGCAATACCAGGAAACCGAGTAAATTAACACGAAAACCTGTTCCGACGCTCCCGATCAATCCGTCAAATTTTTGTTTACGCAAGATTTCATTGCCGACGGTTTCCTGTGAACCCCACGCGCTTCCAACGTCCAGGAATGCAGCGCCTCGGATCGAACGGAATCCAAGCCCGCCGAAAGGTAATCTTAAATTGACGGCATCGACGAACGGGAAACGCAATTCATTATTCACGACAAAAAATCTGGTTCCCGGCATATTCCAACGCGGATAACCTCGTAAATCATAACTGCCTCCGAGTAAGAAATTTTGCGGATTTCGCCCGTCGTTCCATTCCACCAATGCGCGAACGGCATAGGCCGAACGTGTGGTTAATCGGAAATACTTCCGATAATCAAAAATCGCAGTGTAATAATTTTGCTGTGACTGATACACGTCGGTCGTATATCCAAGAGTGAACGCTGCCCTCGTCCCGTCCAAAGGGCCTGTGGGTCCCCACAATGAATTATCAAATGTATAACCTGTGAAATTGCTGACCAAAACGCCGTCAACACCCAGCAAAGCAAATCGCGGCTCACGTTTGAAACGACTGAAATTCAAATTAGTCTCAATACGTTCAAATTTCGATAGCGGATAAGTCACCTGTAAAAATCCGCCATAGCGGTTTTCATTAACAATGTCCACTTCACCGTCATCGGCAATTTCATAAAAATCGCCGCGAAACCTGAAAATGCCATAGGCAAAATTGGTCCGTTGCCCAAGATCGACTTTAGTTAAAACAAAATTCCAGTCAGTGAGAATTTCTTTCGACGTAGTGGCCGTATTGTAAAGCACAAGATAATATTGGTCATTGCCGAGCATATCCGTAATACCGATCTGTGCTCCACCTCCGCTGCCAAATACCGGATCGGCCTGAAATGCGCCTTGAACAAAATCTAATCCGTATTTCTTAATATAGGGACGTGTGTTCGCCTGGGTCACGGGAACTTTCGGTGTGCTCCACGGATATTTCAAGCCTTGAAATAGTGTACGTTCATCTTTATCGGCCAAAGCAGATTTCTGATCGGCCGCCGGCATTTGCCTAATTT is a genomic window of bacterium containing:
- a CDS encoding nuclear transport factor 2 family protein; this translates as MNLFTSTQSLEIRKANRDFYDAIESLKIERMEDIWLNANEIQCIHPGWVERLVGWQAVMQSWYAIFQNTQYIEFNITDFNVTVDGQIASRHVHGKNDEFSFRRNFT